One Pseudomonas rhizophila DNA window includes the following coding sequences:
- a CDS encoding TauD/TfdA family dioxygenase: MTTPAFHFETADISIVESHHFASLGKSELYELLGHYGVVLFRNCIHSAEDFSAYVKQNSSRLSLDPARVMVGGAAQLVDAGHQAVGLHCENGNSPFWPDMTWFYCQEAPRKGSQTTLCDGEKVLAKLSPACRSFFEENPIRYSRTVAGEKWRRLVCHYSPALSDPAAVEIEDLWQIIGEDPQTVISFNPADDSIHYAFSTPAILTSAFSQRPAFANSILGPSFNYEAPVIDTVGGQPIPAGFLREIAEVSAQYTCPVGWRDHDVVMIDNRRVMHGRETIVDERRRIFNALSYR, translated from the coding sequence ATGACCACGCCTGCTTTTCACTTTGAAACCGCGGACATCTCCATCGTCGAGTCGCACCACTTCGCCAGCCTGGGCAAGAGCGAGCTGTATGAGCTGCTGGGCCATTACGGGGTCGTGCTGTTTCGTAACTGTATCCACAGCGCCGAAGATTTCAGCGCCTACGTCAAACAAAACAGTTCGCGGCTGAGCCTGGATCCGGCCCGCGTCATGGTGGGCGGCGCGGCACAGTTGGTGGACGCGGGACATCAGGCGGTTGGCCTGCACTGCGAAAACGGTAACTCGCCGTTCTGGCCGGACATGACTTGGTTCTATTGTCAGGAAGCACCACGCAAGGGGTCGCAAACGACGTTGTGTGACGGTGAGAAGGTGTTGGCGAAACTGTCTCCAGCCTGCCGCAGTTTTTTTGAAGAAAACCCTATCCGCTACAGCCGTACCGTTGCGGGGGAAAAGTGGCGTCGTTTGGTTTGCCACTATTCGCCAGCGTTGTCGGACCCGGCGGCCGTCGAAATCGAGGACCTGTGGCAAATCATCGGGGAGGACCCGCAGACGGTTATTTCCTTCAACCCGGCCGATGACTCCATTCACTACGCCTTCAGCACCCCGGCGATCCTCACGTCCGCGTTCAGCCAGCGTCCGGCCTTCGCCAACAGCATCCTGGGACCTTCCTTCAACTACGAAGCTCCGGTGATCGACACCGTGGGGGGGCAGCCGATTCCTGCCGGGTTTCTGCGGGAAATTGCCGAAGTGTCCGCCCAGTACACCTGCCCGGTTGGCTGGCGCGATCACGACGTGGTGATGATCGACAACCGTCGGGTCATGCACGGTCGTGAAACCATCGTCGACGAACGTCGACGCATCTTCAACGCCTTGAGCTATCGCTGA
- a CDS encoding aminotransferase class III-fold pyridoxal phosphate-dependent enzyme, with product MTNNNKYIVSGQYESYLDGDGRQIIDLSGGFGFQVPPVIEAVSRQADIMGLSNRVLMSQPLIALCRRLAELLPAPLVNSYVCSSGDEAFEGALKLCKGLKPKGNTIVFIQGGDYGALTYGRCLSAAQDDLAVQSFLGFKRVAIRHLADLDTVDWSDCFAVCHSNTRVDASGRLQLLDAALLEQLHARAAQAGAPVIAVDTHSCLGSLGTLFGFQRYRPVPDIVVLGGPLGGSAIPIGTYTCSERMAWQVYGRSSPAKHGSTTAGNPMACVAALAALDYVQAHDSPLHCLENGQRLVQTLAPFGAVAVGGWVSLPLADDLQPSLLCEALYQQGVYISPPRGRELILRCPITARPEQIQRAAHLIKETLSHVLTQAA from the coding sequence ATGACGAACAACAACAAATACATTGTCAGTGGACAGTACGAGAGTTATCTCGATGGCGATGGCCGGCAGATTATCGACCTGAGCGGCGGGTTCGGTTTCCAGGTGCCGCCGGTGATCGAGGCGGTCAGTCGCCAAGCGGACATCATGGGGTTATCCAACCGGGTGCTGATGTCCCAACCGCTTATTGCCTTGTGCCGACGCCTGGCCGAGCTGCTGCCTGCGCCGCTCGTCAACTCTTATGTGTGCAGCTCCGGGGATGAGGCGTTCGAGGGCGCATTGAAGTTGTGCAAGGGCCTCAAGCCCAAGGGCAACACCATCGTGTTCATCCAGGGGGGGGATTATGGCGCGCTGACCTACGGACGTTGCCTCAGCGCCGCGCAAGATGATCTGGCCGTGCAGAGTTTTCTAGGGTTCAAGCGAGTGGCGATTCGGCATCTGGCTGACCTGGACACGGTGGACTGGAGCGATTGTTTCGCGGTGTGCCACAGCAACACCCGCGTGGATGCCAGCGGCCGATTGCAACTGCTCGATGCTGCACTGCTCGAGCAATTGCATGCCCGCGCAGCACAGGCTGGCGCGCCGGTCATCGCGGTCGACACCCACAGTTGCCTCGGTAGCCTGGGGACGCTGTTCGGTTTCCAGCGTTATCGTCCTGTCCCGGACATTGTCGTGCTTGGGGGCCCCCTGGGGGGCAGCGCGATTCCCATCGGCACCTATACCTGCAGCGAGCGCATGGCCTGGCAGGTCTATGGGCGCAGCAGTCCGGCCAAACACGGCAGCACCACCGCTGGTAATCCGATGGCGTGTGTAGCGGCCCTGGCCGCCCTGGATTATGTGCAGGCCCACGACTCGCCTCTGCATTGTCTGGAGAACGGTCAGCGGCTGGTGCAAACCCTGGCGCCATTCGGTGCAGTGGCCGTGGGGGGCTGGGTCAGCCTGCCGCTGGCCGATGATCTGCAGCCGTCCCTGCTGTGCGAAGCGCTTTACCAGCAAGGCGTTTATATCAGCCCACCCCGGGGCCGCGAATTGATCTTGCGCTGCCCGATCACTGCACGCCCCGAACAGATTCAACGTGCCGCCCACCTCATCAAGGAGACGCTAAGCCATGTCCTTACTCAGGCCGCATGA
- a CDS encoding aspartate aminotransferase family protein, which yields MSLLRPHEQLLDDCQRHWSASAAKLYRLGKTSVEQQTDGIHVTDHTGKRFIDCACSYGVFIVGHRNPTVREQVQAQLNQLAWVPEGRRHPLQDKLSERLCQLVPGEWGDVQFMVSGAEAVEQSLRYVLRIQPQRRRIVVMSGSYHGKTLAAMSILGQQQHHSSYGIACPEVTCVPYGDFAALQKAVGEGVCAVYVEPILGGAHLQVPPVGYMANLRALCDATGTLLVADEIQTGFGRCGKWFAVQYDDVVPDIMILSKGLTGGYTSFACAMYSRRLATQYPLSEIEPDTRTNGGHPLACASALAAIDYIEQHNLVELSRVNGGLLRHGLQRLALRYPHIIEDVPGVGLMTGLRLRGSVYEALMSMELGKRGVHAGHSMNEKAERPVLRFYPPLNITPEALQHVLAMIEESLQAIDRRPALAVKAFSLVVRNMYLLPNKWLRSKEAS from the coding sequence ATGTCCTTACTCAGGCCGCATGAACAACTGCTGGATGATTGCCAGCGGCACTGGAGCGCATCGGCGGCCAAGCTGTATCGCCTGGGCAAGACCAGCGTAGAACAGCAGACCGATGGCATCCATGTCACCGATCACACCGGCAAGCGCTTCATTGACTGCGCGTGCAGCTACGGGGTGTTTATCGTCGGGCATCGCAACCCGACAGTGCGGGAGCAGGTGCAGGCGCAATTGAATCAGTTGGCCTGGGTCCCGGAAGGCCGGCGCCATCCGCTTCAAGACAAGCTGTCCGAGCGGCTTTGCCAACTGGTGCCGGGAGAATGGGGCGACGTGCAATTCATGGTCTCGGGTGCCGAGGCCGTCGAGCAGAGCCTGCGTTATGTGCTGCGGATCCAGCCTCAGCGGCGCAGGATCGTCGTGATGAGCGGCTCTTATCATGGCAAGACTTTGGCGGCGATGAGCATTCTGGGCCAGCAACAGCACCACAGCAGTTATGGCATCGCTTGCCCCGAAGTGACCTGTGTCCCCTACGGCGATTTCGCCGCCCTGCAAAAGGCCGTGGGCGAGGGTGTCTGTGCGGTGTACGTCGAGCCGATTCTGGGCGGCGCTCATCTGCAGGTGCCCCCGGTGGGCTACATGGCCAACCTTCGCGCCTTGTGCGACGCCACGGGCACGCTGCTGGTGGCAGATGAAATCCAGACCGGTTTCGGCCGATGCGGCAAATGGTTCGCCGTGCAATATGACGACGTGGTGCCTGACATCATGATCCTCTCCAAGGGCCTGACCGGCGGCTACACCTCGTTCGCTTGCGCCATGTACAGCCGGCGCCTGGCCACCCAGTATCCACTCAGCGAAATCGAGCCCGACACGCGAACCAATGGCGGGCATCCGCTAGCGTGTGCCTCGGCGCTCGCGGCCATCGACTACATCGAGCAACACAACCTGGTGGAGCTGTCGCGGGTCAACGGTGGGTTGCTGCGCCACGGTCTGCAACGGCTGGCCTTGCGTTATCCGCACATCATCGAGGATGTGCCGGGCGTCGGCCTGATGACGGGCCTGCGCCTGCGTGGTTCGGTCTATGAGGCGCTGATGAGCATGGAGCTGGGCAAGCGTGGCGTCCACGCCGGGCATTCCATGAATGAAAAGGCCGAACGCCCGGTGTTGCGTTTTTATCCGCCGCTGAATATCACGCCCGAAGCCTTGCAGCATGTCCTGGCGATGATCGAAGAGTCCCTGCAAGCCATCGATCGGCGCCCGGCGCTGGCGGTGAAAGCGTTTTCCCTGGTGGTGCGCAACATGTATCTGTTGCCCAACAAGTGGCTGCGCAGCAAGGAGGCGTCATGA
- a CDS encoding amidase encodes MSLFNPDTLTLREMAGLLRRGVLTSVTLLEFYLQRIAERNRHINALIQLAPVEELRRQAREADEMARVGQISGPLHGIPITIKDVLHVRGFKMSRGLGELLGEPSEQDATAVARLRQAGAIILGISNVPELCMAFETENLVYGRTLNPHDLQRSAGGSSGGEAAAIAAGCSPAGLASDACGSVRIPAHFNGICGLKLTQGRVPLTGQFPNDRSGLFHMTSAFGVMGRYVDDLALLGQLISGADGQDPDTVDVPFTASEPLANLRVALFSASSRPPVSAAVSQVLQHVERCLGPVVAEVSTVAPPMLDEACDVLWRVFITGADAGRGWRQLFESMNKRRFTPAIAQLLDMSEAVELTVDEVKRDWIMIDTFRYELAKFFKQHDLFICPVFPDVAFRHGESLEDRDRYAFVFPFSLSGSPAVVIRAGTDPTTGMPIGIQIVGPHWQEERLLAVAAFLERELERWSPVTPRPASTY; translated from the coding sequence ATGAGCCTGTTCAACCCCGATACGCTGACCCTGCGGGAAATGGCCGGTCTGCTGCGCCGTGGCGTGCTGACCAGCGTCACGTTGCTGGAGTTTTACCTGCAACGCATCGCTGAGCGTAACCGGCACATCAACGCACTGATCCAGCTGGCGCCAGTCGAGGAACTGCGGCGCCAGGCTCGCGAGGCTGACGAGATGGCGCGCGTTGGCCAGATCAGTGGCCCGCTGCATGGCATTCCCATCACCATCAAGGATGTCCTGCATGTGCGTGGTTTCAAGATGTCCCGAGGGCTGGGGGAGCTGTTGGGCGAACCCAGCGAGCAGGACGCAACGGCCGTTGCCCGGCTTCGACAGGCCGGGGCGATCATTCTGGGCATCAGCAATGTGCCTGAGCTGTGCATGGCCTTCGAAACCGAAAACCTGGTCTACGGCCGGACCCTGAACCCCCACGACTTGCAACGCTCCGCCGGCGGCAGCAGCGGCGGTGAGGCAGCGGCGATCGCTGCCGGGTGTTCCCCGGCCGGGCTGGCGTCCGATGCATGTGGCAGTGTGCGGATACCGGCGCACTTCAATGGCATCTGCGGCTTGAAACTGACCCAGGGGCGGGTGCCGCTGACCGGCCAGTTTCCCAATGACCGTTCCGGGCTGTTCCACATGACCTCGGCCTTTGGCGTGATGGGCCGCTATGTCGATGACCTGGCGCTGCTCGGCCAATTGATCAGCGGTGCCGATGGGCAAGATCCGGACACCGTCGATGTACCGTTCACCGCCAGCGAGCCGCTGGCCAACCTGCGGGTGGCGCTGTTCTCGGCGTCGAGCCGCCCGCCGGTCAGCGCGGCGGTGAGCCAGGTATTGCAGCACGTCGAACGATGCCTGGGTCCGGTGGTGGCCGAGGTGAGCACGGTCGCGCCGCCGATGCTCGATGAGGCCTGTGATGTGCTGTGGCGGGTGTTCATCACCGGCGCTGACGCCGGTCGCGGTTGGCGGCAATTGTTCGAGTCCATGAACAAGCGACGTTTTACCCCGGCCATCGCTCAATTGCTGGACATGAGCGAGGCGGTGGAGTTGACCGTGGATGAGGTCAAACGCGACTGGATCATGATCGATACGTTTCGCTATGAGTTGGCGAAATTCTTCAAGCAGCATGACCTGTTCATCTGCCCGGTATTTCCGGACGTCGCGTTCCGTCACGGGGAGTCCCTGGAGGATCGCGACCGGTATGCCTTCGTGTTCCCGTTCAGCCTCAGCGGTTCCCCGGCAGTAGTGATCCGCGCCGGAACGGACCCGACTACCGGGATGCCCATCGGCATCCAGATTGTCGGGCCTCATTGGCAGGAAGAACGGTTGTTGGCAGTGGCTGCTTTCCTGGAGCGTGAGCTGGAGCGCTGGAGTCCGGTTACGCCCCGTCCGGCATCGACGTACTGA
- a CDS encoding DMT family transporter has product MKNVGFAAAHWGMLIWAILIAASFFAAAQVSQSIDPILLTGLRLLFSALMFLPLLLLKNTSPVSGKGLLAHAVLGLLLATYFGSLFEALRYTSAVNTATLYTLVPLMTLLFEVFLLPNPSLKTRLLPMSTAAIGAVLLTLKGSAPGQLPALYPVLVFGAGCLAMALYSPLSQRFKVRALKGRDPVTMTFWNMLFGALFLLVFCLFSGGWRSALQLSTLDIGWLMYLAVFGTLATFWLLHRAIGVIAPSTVVSYVYLSTLFVTVLHWFWLRQQPLMIEILGAALVGIGMLALVLSSRNTRTVTA; this is encoded by the coding sequence ATGAAAAACGTCGGTTTCGCAGCCGCTCACTGGGGCATGCTCATCTGGGCAATCCTGATCGCAGCGTCGTTCTTTGCCGCGGCGCAGGTCAGTCAGTCAATCGATCCGATCCTGCTCACCGGCTTGCGACTGCTGTTTTCCGCCCTGATGTTCCTGCCGCTCTTACTGCTGAAAAACACCTCGCCGGTCTCCGGCAAAGGCCTGCTGGCCCATGCCGTACTTGGCCTGTTGCTGGCAACGTACTTCGGTTCGTTGTTCGAAGCGTTGCGCTACACCTCGGCGGTCAATACCGCGACGCTGTACACGCTGGTGCCGTTGATGACCTTGTTGTTCGAGGTATTTCTGCTGCCCAACCCAAGCCTCAAGACCCGCCTGCTGCCGATGTCGACCGCAGCGATCGGCGCAGTGTTGCTGACCCTCAAGGGCTCGGCCCCGGGACAATTGCCGGCGCTCTATCCCGTGCTGGTTTTCGGCGCCGGTTGCCTGGCGATGGCGCTGTATTCCCCCCTCAGCCAACGGTTCAAGGTCCGCGCGCTGAAAGGCCGCGACCCGGTGACGATGACGTTCTGGAACATGCTGTTCGGGGCGCTGTTTCTGCTGGTGTTTTGCCTGTTCAGCGGCGGCTGGCGCAGCGCTCTGCAGTTGTCGACGCTGGACATCGGCTGGCTGATGTACCTGGCCGTGTTCGGCACCCTCGCCACTTTCTGGCTGTTGCACCGGGCAATTGGGGTAATCGCGCCGTCCACGGTGGTTTCCTATGTCTACCTCAGCACCCTGTTCGTGACCGTACTGCACTGGTTCTGGCTCAGGCAGCAACCGCTGATGATCGAGATCCTCGGTGCTGCCCTGGTGGGTATCGGCATGCTGGCACTGGTGCTCAGCAGCCGAAACACCAGAACCGTCACGGCTTGA
- a CDS encoding cyanate transporter: MENVRTSSTHAVWLMVSVVLVALNLRPSMAAVGPLLSAIRGEVPLSFSTASLLTMLPVMAMGLAMFLGMRIALRIGEHRTIVLSLLIIGIATASRLYLDSAVELIISAVLAGIGIALIQAVMPALIKSRFADNVSLFMGLYVTSIMGGAAIAASFSPFVLAQTGSWRIGLAIWALLALIALGCWYAQRAAVTPLPAAPAQRQESFFSNSRAWLLAIFFGLGTASYTCVLAWLAPYYVEKGWSEQHAGLLLGFLTAMEVLSGLVTPAIANRSQDKRLVLAVLLALIIAGFCGLILSPDRFSLLWPCLLGLGIGGLFPMSLIVSLDHLDNPRRAGGLTAFVQGIGYLIAGLSPLIAGMIRDQLGSFEWAWWSLTAVMALMIVMVLRFNPKHYARHIS; this comes from the coding sequence ATGGAAAACGTTCGAACTTCAAGCACCCACGCCGTCTGGCTGATGGTCAGCGTGGTGTTGGTGGCACTGAACCTGCGCCCCTCTATGGCGGCTGTCGGGCCATTGTTATCAGCCATTCGCGGCGAGGTGCCGCTGAGTTTCAGCACCGCTTCGTTACTGACCATGTTGCCGGTCATGGCCATGGGTCTGGCGATGTTCTTGGGCATGCGCATTGCCCTGCGCATCGGTGAGCACCGCACCATCGTGCTGTCGCTGCTGATCATCGGCATCGCCACGGCATCGCGCCTGTACCTGGACAGCGCCGTCGAGCTGATTATCAGCGCGGTGCTGGCGGGGATCGGTATCGCCCTGATCCAAGCCGTGATGCCGGCACTGATCAAATCGCGCTTCGCCGACAATGTCTCGTTGTTCATGGGCCTGTACGTCACGTCCATCATGGGCGGCGCGGCGATTGCGGCGTCGTTTTCACCGTTCGTCCTGGCGCAGACCGGCAGCTGGCGTATCGGCCTGGCGATCTGGGCACTGCTGGCGCTGATCGCCCTGGGCTGCTGGTATGCCCAGCGCGCGGCCGTCACGCCTTTGCCCGCTGCCCCGGCGCAGCGCCAGGAATCGTTTTTCAGCAATTCGCGGGCCTGGCTGCTGGCGATCTTCTTCGGCCTCGGTACCGCCTCCTACACCTGCGTGCTGGCGTGGCTGGCGCCGTATTACGTGGAGAAAGGCTGGAGCGAACAGCACGCCGGTCTGCTGCTGGGGTTCCTCACCGCGATGGAAGTATTGTCCGGCCTCGTCACCCCGGCGATTGCCAACCGCAGCCAGGATAAGCGCCTGGTCCTGGCGGTTTTGCTGGCCCTGATCATCGCGGGGTTCTGCGGCCTGATCCTCAGCCCGGACCGCTTCAGCCTGTTGTGGCCTTGCCTGCTGGGGCTGGGCATTGGCGGTCTGTTCCCGATGAGCCTGATCGTATCCCTCGATCACTTGGACAACCCACGTCGGGCCGGTGGTCTGACGGCCTTCGTGCAAGGTATCGGTTACCTGATCGCCGGGCTCTCGCCGTTGATTGCCGGGATGATCCGCGATCAGTTGGGCAGCTTCGAATGGGCCTGGTGGTCGCTCACCGCGGTCATGGCGCTGATGATCGTGATGGTCCTGCGCTTCAATCCCAAACACTACGCGCGACATATCAGCTAG
- the copD gene encoding copper homeostasis membrane protein CopD, which yields MSASINIDLLNIVLRLALYLDLMVLFGLAAFGLYSLRGPERISGVVVHFKALVLTTALFGVLLSVAAMLCMAWAMSGVTDWNELLPHIEMMVFETDVGVSWSVRIAALLLATIAVALNHPAPTVSLWLVTLSGAVALATLAWAGHGAMDEGLRRNWHFITDFLHLWAAGGWVGALTAFALLLRRAEHRLPVLARTLTGFETAGAVIVVVISVTGVVNYLFIVGPRVDGLLDSTYGQLLVLKVVLFAAMLVFAALNRFHLSPLLEQARQTGEHSVAVNALRRSMALELSVAVVILALVAWLGTLSPAME from the coding sequence TTGAGCGCCTCGATCAACATTGACCTGCTCAACATTGTTCTGCGCTTGGCCCTGTACCTGGATCTGATGGTGTTGTTCGGCCTGGCCGCGTTCGGTCTGTATAGCTTGCGCGGTCCAGAGCGGATCTCGGGCGTGGTGGTGCACTTCAAAGCACTTGTGCTGACCACAGCGCTGTTTGGCGTGCTGTTGTCGGTGGCCGCCATGCTGTGCATGGCCTGGGCCATGAGCGGCGTCACCGACTGGAACGAGCTGTTGCCGCACATTGAAATGATGGTGTTCGAGACCGACGTGGGTGTGAGCTGGAGTGTTCGGATCGCGGCGCTGTTGCTGGCGACAATTGCTGTGGCCCTGAACCACCCGGCACCGACCGTCAGCTTGTGGCTGGTCACCCTCAGCGGTGCCGTGGCCCTGGCGACACTGGCCTGGGCCGGGCATGGCGCCATGGACGAAGGCCTGCGCCGTAACTGGCACTTCATCACCGATTTTCTGCACCTGTGGGCGGCGGGCGGCTGGGTGGGCGCCCTGACTGCGTTTGCCCTGCTACTTCGCCGTGCTGAACACCGGCTGCCGGTCCTGGCGCGAACCCTGACCGGGTTTGAAACAGCCGGGGCGGTGATTGTGGTGGTGATCAGTGTGACAGGGGTGGTGAACTATCTGTTCATCGTCGGTCCTCGCGTCGACGGGCTGCTGGATAGCACCTATGGTCAATTGCTGGTGCTTAAAGTCGTGTTGTTCGCGGCGATGCTGGTGTTTGCCGCGCTGAATCGTTTTCATCTGAGCCCGTTGCTGGAACAGGCTCGGCAGACCGGGGAGCACAGCGTGGCGGTCAATGCCCTGCGGCGCAGCATGGCTCTGGAATTGTCCGTGGCGGTGGTAATACTGGCGTTGGTGGCATGGCTCGGGACGTTGAGTCCGGCGATGGAATAG
- the copC gene encoding copper homeostasis periplasmic binding protein CopC — MSFIRTAVVTVALSTGLLISGLAQAHPKLLSSTPAEGAEGAAPAKIELHFSENLMTKFSGAKLVMTGMPGMSAHSPMPMKAKVSGSDDPKTMVITPNAPLTTGTYQVQWRAVSSDTHPITGNVTFKVK, encoded by the coding sequence ATGTCATTTATCAGAACCGCTGTAGTCACCGTCGCGCTGTCCACAGGCCTGTTAATCAGTGGCCTGGCCCAAGCGCACCCAAAGCTGCTTTCCTCCACGCCCGCCGAAGGTGCTGAAGGTGCGGCGCCGGCAAAGATCGAACTGCATTTTTCCGAGAACCTGATGACCAAGTTCTCCGGCGCCAAGCTGGTCATGACCGGGATGCCCGGCATGTCGGCGCACTCGCCCATGCCCATGAAGGCCAAGGTCTCCGGCAGCGATGACCCCAAAACCATGGTCATTACCCCGAACGCTCCGCTCACCACCGGCACCTACCAGGTCCAGTGGCGCGCGGTGTCGTCCGATACTCACCCGATCACCGGCAATGTCACGTTCAAGGTGAAGTGA
- a CDS encoding copper resistance protein B: protein MTTIFHYPLALFASLTLGATGSAWAASDAMQGMDHSQMDHSQMQGMDHSQMQGMDSMQGMEPMQSAPTSSRTPIPELTDADRAAVYEDHGGHAVHDSAIHSFLLIDQLEWQDADDGSALSWDASGWIGGDIDRLWLRSEGERTNGKTEEAELQALWGHAVSPWWDVVAGVRQDFKPGDPQTWAAFGVQGMALYNFEAEATAFIGEGGQSAVRLEGDYDILLTNRLILQPTAEANFYGRNDPDRGVGSGLSDTEVGVRLRYEIRREFAPYIGVTWNRVYGNTADYAREENEDRSEARLVLGVRMWF from the coding sequence ATGACCACTATTTTTCACTACCCCCTGGCACTTTTTGCCAGCCTCACCCTGGGCGCCACTGGCTCGGCCTGGGCCGCGAGCGATGCCATGCAAGGCATGGATCACAGTCAGATGGATCACAGCCAGATGCAGGGGATGGACCATAGCCAGATGCAAGGCATGGACTCGATGCAGGGTATGGAACCGATGCAATCGGCCCCCACCAGCAGCCGCACGCCGATTCCCGAGCTGACCGACGCCGACCGCGCCGCCGTCTACGAAGACCATGGCGGCCATGCCGTGCATGACAGCGCCATCCATTCATTCTTGCTCATCGACCAATTGGAATGGCAAGACGCCGATGATGGCAGTGCCCTGAGCTGGGACGCCTCGGGCTGGATCGGCGGCGACATCGATCGCTTGTGGCTGCGCTCCGAAGGCGAACGCACCAACGGCAAGACCGAGGAAGCCGAACTCCAGGCCCTGTGGGGGCATGCCGTCAGCCCCTGGTGGGACGTGGTCGCCGGCGTGCGCCAGGATTTCAAGCCGGGCGACCCGCAAACCTGGGCCGCCTTCGGTGTACAGGGCATGGCGCTGTATAACTTTGAAGCCGAGGCCACCGCGTTCATCGGCGAAGGCGGTCAGAGTGCGGTGCGCCTGGAAGGCGACTACGACATCCTGCTGACCAATCGTCTGATCCTGCAACCCACCGCCGAAGCCAACTTTTACGGCAGGAACGATCCCGATCGCGGTGTCGGCTCCGGGCTGTCGGACACTGAAGTGGGTGTGCGGCTGCGCTACGAAATCCGCCGTGAGTTCGCCCCTTATATCGGCGTCACCTGGAACCGCGTCTACGGCAACACTGCCGACTACGCCCGGGAAGAGAACGAAGACCGCAGCGAGGCACGCCTGGTGCTGGGCGTGCGCATGTGGTTCTGA